A segment of the Colletotrichum destructivum chromosome 3, complete sequence genome:
CTGGCGGGAACGCTGTGGTAGCTGGAATGTGGCCAGACGCGCAGGAAAAAGAAACCGAGGAAGGTCAGGCCGCAAGTTCCAAAGGAGAGCAGAGCCAAAAAGGCACTCGTGTTGCCTGGGAAAAATATGGTTCCAAAGGTCGAGAAAAAGAAGGCACTCAGACCAAAAGCAGCCAGGGGAAATGCCGTTGCGGTGCCCCGATGGTGTGGCCAGTTCAAGGCAGACGTCTTGACGGCCGCCGCGAAGGCCAGAcagccgccgaggccggtcAAATAGGAAAAAAAGCATAGAAGCGGCACGGGAGCAGCGGCACGGTCGTAAGCGATGTGGAAAGGGAAGTATCCAACGGCGAGCAAGACAGAGCCGAAAATGACTGCAGAGCGAGGTCCTTTGTGGTCAACGAGCATGCCGACGGGGACGCCTAATGAATACATCCCCAAATTGGCGGAGAGACCAATGACGTTCGTTTCGGTCGAGGAAAGCTTCAATCGCTCAGCGAATTGAGGTGCCCATGCTGAATAGACGTACTGAAGATGGCATGTCAGCAAGCTATTCGACCCTGGCAAATGTAGAACATGGGGTGATAAAGGAAACGGTTCGATCGCGCCAACTCACGTTGGTACCGCAGGCCAGAGAGATGACGGTAGCTGCGACGCTGGCAACCAGGCGCGCGCGATGCAGCTGTCTCTCCCGTTGATTCGTCATGTTTGCCGTAGGCCCGGAGTCAAAGAAGAGATCCGGCCTCTCCAAGTATCATGCTTTGATGTCCAGGGAGGAGGGCGGAGCACAATCAATCGTTCGGTGGCTGGCAACGGCGATAATCGGCATTCGGAAGCGATGGCGGCAACGATTTGGAGTCTTCGCCTCGTGATGGAGTCAATATGTGGCAGGTATGATTGGTTCAATGCACTATCGGAGGCGCAGAGTTCATAGCTATACGGACGAAGCCAATAGCATGGAACATGAAGAACAGGCGGCGGGAGTCGATTCGAAGTCTGTTGTGTGTAGCAGGACAGGAGAGGGGAGGTGATCAAGATTAAGAAGAACAAGAGCGGAGTTTGTTGGGTGGTAGTTCGCAGACGGGAAACGAAATCGGGACGATGCCGGATCCCTTATCTTTTGGGACGGAAATCACGAAATGCTTTCGTAGTGCCGACACCTCCCTGTCCTTTGCCAATGACATGTACGGATACGTGTACAGTGAGTGGTTCGAGGGACCCATCCCTCCGACCGGGAAGGTAACGGGAAATAAGGCAGGGAAATGGGGGGGGCCTGGCAGCTCCTTGGTTGAAGTTGTGATGCCGTAAATTCATAGCTAAATAGCCCAACAGGCTACGTAACCAGTACCAATTACGGCACCGACATTACATACTGGATACGTAAGGGGCTTCGTACCCAATACATACACTTGTAGTAGGTAACTCTGGGCAACCTTGGCTGATGCTGTGCGCCGTGCTGTGCCAGGCATGTGTCagcggggccggggccgtcCTCTCTTCTTCAGTGTCCCACCCTCCTGATCCAGAAGCCAAATTGCCatgcgccgccatcgccggctgACAGACCTCGAAGCCTATTTTGCATGCTCACACGCACTGGTACCGATGGCACCGGTCAGTCGAGCGCCGCCAACATGGTTCGCCTTGGCACGACCTTATGAGACAGTCTAGTTGTTTGTCCTACATCTTCATCAGGGTTGGTTCACGCTACACATGATAATGAGTAGGTCAGTCATTTGACCTCGTTCAAGAGCATCATACATTGAACGCTAGCTCATGTAGCCGTCGCGGGGCTGGGAAGTTCCCCGGACTGCTCTGTAAAGAACAAGATGGGCATACGTCACTCCGGATGAACTGATTTAAAAAAGGTAGTTTGGCCGATTCATACAATCCCACAACGGGCTTGTCGTTTATCGACGATGTTGTTTGACGATAGGAACTTCGAAATTCCTGCAATCGAGGCTTCGTCCCCCTTCCGACTCGACCTTTGATAGGAAAGATAAGATAGCATCGCGCTGATTTACAGTGTGCAGAATAAATCCGACAAGAGGTGTGGGTTCAACCGCGACAATAACAGCAGGCTTCGCACGCAAGATAGCACAACCATACCGTGCCTAAGACAAGTGTCTGGACTCTGGGAGGGACTCTACTGTTCTAGATGCCGGGATACACGAACCGGACCGCAATCTTTGACCATACGTGCAGGGGAGAGTGCGCCAGAATGGAAGGTGGTTCCACGCGCAGCGAATCCGTTAAAGATGCCGAAAATCGGTGCATGATAGAGGGCCGACTTCGGCGGAGAAATCTGGGGTTGGGTCCGGGTGGGAAGGTGCAACATGACATGACCCACCCGATCCCACTTAGGCTTGTGTTTCTGGGGACTACGTAATCTCACGTGCACCCTCAGCCTCTgtcgcccaggccgacgCAAGCACAAGGTATGCTCCGACTGCTGTCacgacaccaccaacaaTCCCAAATTCCGCCAACCTATCGCGATTTTTGCGCAACGTCGCTTGCACCACATACAACTAATCGCGCTTCCTGTACACAAAGGGCATCATGGGGGCGTTGTTGTCTTTGCCGCTGATGGCGGTGCCGAGCATTGGCACGGTATGTCGCTTCGCCTTTGGATTGTTTTTTCCATGGTGATAATTCACCGTCAACTAATGCTCTACAGGTCATAGGGTTCGCTGCCAGTTGCTGCGGTGCAGCAACCTGCTCAGCTGTGTGCAGTGCCTGCGGGAAATGCGGCAACAGGTATACTCCCTTCGATCCTGGGTGAATCGGCCTAATCTTAACTTCGTCCGCAGTGTTGCCACGCGTATTGGCTACGCCCTCATACTCCTTGTTAACTCGATTTTGTCCTGGATAATGCTCACTCCCTGGGCTATCGAGAAGCTCGAACACCTCATGCTTGACTATGTCAAGATCGACTGCCCCAATGGCCAGTGCTATGGCTGGATGGCTGTCCACCGCTTCAACTtcgcccttggcctcttcCATCTTATCTTTgccggcctcctcttcggcgtCACGTCTTCCAAGAACCCGCGAGCCGCCATACAAAATGGATACTGGGGTCCCAAGGTCATCGTCTGGCTTGCTTTCGTTGTTCTCTCTTTCCTGATTCCGGACGAGTTCTTCCAGTTCTACGGCGCCTACATCGCCCGCTTTGGTGGAATGCTGTTCCTCATCCTCGGTCTCATCCTCCTTGTTGATCTGGCACACAACTGGGCCGAATATTGTCTCGAACAAATAGAGGAAACCGACTCAAAGGTTTGGCGGACGGTGCTCATTGGCTCGACATTAGGCATGTACCTCGCCTCGCTCGCCATGACCATTGTCCAGTACATTTTCTTCGCTGGGTCCGGTTGCTCCATGAACCAGGCtgccatcaccatcaacctccTCCTTTGGATCGGCATTTCGTTCATCTCAGTTCACCCCACAGTCCAGGAGTACAATCCCAAGGCTGGACTGGCCCAGGGCGCCATGGTCGCTGTCTACTGCACGTATCTGACCATGTCTGCCGTCTCAATGGAGCCGGATGACAAACAATGTAACCCTCTTGTTCGCGCTCAGGGTACTCGGACGACCTCAGTTGTTATTGGTGCTGTTGTTACCATGCTGACCATTGCGTACACCACTACGAGGGCTGCCACGCAGAGTCTTGGACTAGGCTCCTCTGGCGGCATCCGACTtcccgaggaggacgagcaTGACCTTGTCACCCAGCAGCCCAGCGGCCATAGGCAGATGCGAGCCGAGGCGTtgcgccgcgccgtcgaAGAGGGCAGCTTGCCGGCAGATGCTCTCTTGTCCGATGACGAGAGTGAGGCTGGCAACAACCACACccacggcgacgatgagcgTACGAGGACCCAGTACAACTACACCGTCTTCCACATTATCTTCTTTCTGGCTACGACGTGGATCGCCACCCTATTGACTCAGAGCTACGACGACCAGAACGCTGATGGCAACTTTGCTCCCGTCGGTCGATCCTACTGGGCCAGCTGGGTTAAGATCGTGAGCGCCTGGGTCTGCTACGCCATGTATGCATGGACACTGGTGGCTCCTGTTATCCTTCCAGACCGCTTCGATTTTTCATGATTCTTCTCTCAGCCGCATCATCGAGTCTTGTATCTTACATCCTTGTTTTGTTTCAAGTCATGGCAGGCCGGAGTTATTCGGTTAGCTTGTTTAGGGGCAGTATGTGTAGTATATAGCTGTGTACAATGAATATTGTCTCACatttttgttcttcttccggTTATTCGTGAGACAGTAGAGGGTATGTATAGCTCGCTGCGACGCATGGATGGCTACCTGGGCCcagggtggtggtggccagATCGGCTGCGATGGCGCTCTTGAAATACATGATCGTCCGATTAAGAAAGTTTAAAATTAAGAGTGACTGAAGAACACCTGACACACAACACCATATTTTAGCATGTGCAACCCTTGTATCGCGCAATCTTGAGACATGCGTGTACGTCCACAGAGCGCTTTGAGGACAAGGTGCGAAAGCGGCAGAATCGATTAAATTGTGCTGAAGCAACTCCGTTCGAGTCAGTAGCCGGGTGATATACGCCTTGCCCTCTACCCTCCATCATCAACTTGATCTTGGTGTTCTCCAAATCGTTTCCCAAAGATACGCGGTCGAGCCTCATCATGCTGCAAACATAGAGTTTCTTCCACTCTGAACTACAGATCCAGCCAGTTCCAGCCAAGACCAGGTGTGATGCTTCCATGTCTGGCCACATCTTTCAGGCTTACTGGGTAGATGCGGTAGCATGAAATCCTTCCAATGTAACGTTGACCGCTCCGGCCTGAACGAGCTGCCAAGACAGTTAGTTTGACTAGCATTGGTGTGATCTGAGATGGTCACTCACAGCTCGGGAGAGATCCTCGATCAAGTCCGTAACATCCTCAATGCCCACACAGAGGCGGATGAGGTCCTCCGGCATCTGCCTCTCCTTCCGGGTTTTGGCGTCGATGCTGGCATGGCTCATCTGGCAAGGCATACTGATCAGGCTGTTTACACACCCGAAGCTCACGCTAATGCTGTACAGCTTAGCGGCTTCGACAATTCTCTCTGAAAGAGCAGCATCGCCAGTCTCAAAGGACAgaacggcgccggcgccacgcGCCATGGACCAGTGCAGGTCGTATTGAGGGTGGGACTTGAGTCCCGGATAACGAACCTTGAACCCATGGGACTCAAGGAATTCGGCAATCTGCTGGGCGTtggcctgctgcttctccaTGCGGATAGCCAGCGTCTTGATGCCCCTCATAAGGAGAAACGAGTCATTGGGCGAAAGACCGCATCCGGTGGCGTTGATGGTGAAGAACAGCTTATCTCCAATGGCCGAGTCGTTGACGCCAATCACGCCCGCCATGATGTCGTGGTGTCCAGACAGATACTTCGTTCCCGACTCATACACAATGTCGGCACCAATATCCAGGGGGTTCAAGAGCATGGGCGAGAGCATGGTGTTGTCCACAATGATCAAAGCTTTGTCGTTGGCGTCATGCACAAGTTTGGCAATGGAGGGGATGTCGACAATCTTGATCAATGGGTTTGTCGGCGTCTCGAGCAGAaccatggccgtcttgtcaGAAATAACGTGGCGAACATTCTCGACGTTGGTGGTGTCGACATGGTGAACGATGATCCCCTGGTTCGAAGACAGGTACGCAAGTAGCCGGTTAGTGCCTCCGTACAGGTCATCGCCAGTGATGACCTCGTCACCCGGGCGCAACAGGCGAGTAATGACATCCAGAGCACCCATACCGGAACCAACGGCAAGGGCTCTGGTAGCGTTCATGATCTTGGCCAAGTGACGCTCGAGGTGAGTGCGGGTTGGGTTGCCGGATCTAGTGTAGTCATATTCGTTGCCACCAGTCGCAGAAGTCTGTTTGAAGGTTGCGGACTGATAGATGGGAATGCTCGAAGCGCCATACTGGTCGTTGCTGTCAGTGTAGACCAGCTCAGTGGCGAGGGCAtaacggcggcggccattACGAGGACTGGACGGCgcgggagatggagggaggtCGTGACCGTCGAGGTCAACCCGCTTCAGAGGATTGCTGGACTTGGCCGCAGCTCCATTGTTGGGCGGTGTAGACATGATGGGGCCGGTCAACTCGTGGCAAGACGGCGTAGCGTAAGCTTGAGAATTGAAAGGTTGGCCAATTGAAAACAGCGAGTGCTTCACGTTGTTGTCTTTTGATTGATCCGATGACAAGACGTTACGTTACGTAGGTGAGTTTGTGGGCCTTTGTAGTTGACGTTTGAGAGCGGAAACGAAGATTCCGTGGAGGCGTCGAAGGATCGAGTACAGTACTACCGCTGGTCTCGTCAAGAGCCAGACTTGTCGCCGCGGACAGACTGAATTGCTGAGCAAATCAATCGTCCAAACGCAGCACCGGCGTACTCGATTGAAGCAGGTGGTTGGCGGGGAGGGCGAAAAGAGTTGATGAAGGCGTGTAGGTGTGTAGGAGAAGTTTTACAGCGACATCCAAGGGGGAccgacgacgggcttgaCCCAGGAGCGTGTGactctacctacctatgtaACAATGCTGACAATGACTGTTGTGGGGCCCCGCGGATGACGTGATTTGTCGGTGTGCCCAGCATCTCCCGAaagtcggcgatggcggggcGGCCTGTACCCTGGACATGGGTGAGCGGAGGCGAAGAGCAACGTTGGTATTGGTCAATGCACCTGGGCATGCAGGACCAGGGCTGTAAGTCCGGAACCTCAGGGCCAAGTACGGACGTTTACTTCAAATGCGTGCCAAGCACCTGGGAAAATCAAATGGTTGTTGACATGAAATGGCGTCTTCTCAACAATATCGTGGTAAATCATGCCCGGAAGAAGCACTCACCACCGGGAAAATCAAGCCCAAACAAGAGCTACTGTAAGCAGGACAGCATGCACTCGTGTATTCTGTCGGCAAGAATCTGGAGCTAAGTTGCTGTCAGGAGTGGCGTGTCCGTTCCCGAAATCAGCCCCTGGCCCCGTATCGTACTCCCATCGGTGTAACAGGCGCATTCTAAAAGTACTCAGTTGCTTCAAGCTTGCCCCTTCCTTTATACTCATCTCCAAGATCGCCAAGTCCCAGACAATCGCCTTCACACATAATGTTTTACATGCTAGTTTATAAACACATTTCCCCAGGTTATGTTTGGTGCTCAAACAACCCATTGTTTGCTGTACCTTTACCAGGCGATAACTTCATCTCAGCCCAGTTCCTCAACCATGTCTTCGTAGTCATTAGTTGTTGATGCCTTTGCTGAATGCTTTGCATGGTTGTCCATCAAGATCTGGCCCCCGCCCTTTCTTCCAAAAAAGTCTTCTGTCCGGATACCCCGGAAGTGCTCAGGTGTGATGCTGGACATGGAATTGCCGCTTGCTCGATGCTCTCGCATGTATTCGCGGACcggcgccatggcggcaTCACGGCACGCTTCCTTGATGTCGCTACCTGACATACCGGCAGTGACTTTGGTGATGTATTCCAGACTAAATTCCGGATCGGTCTTTGTATCCTTGAGGATGAGCTGCAAAATGCGTCTTCTCTGCTCCTTGCTTGGTAGAGAGACAGGAAACTTCTTGGGCATTCGCCGAAGAATGGCCTCATCGATGTCATGTATCCTGTTTGTGGCACCGAGAACAACAATTCTTGCAGGCATGCCTGATGAATTTGAAGACGTCAAACCATCCCACAAAGTCATAAACCTGAGCTGTTAGCcaaaaaaaataaaaacatTATCAGTTGTCATTGTGCTGACTCACTCTGCCTTAACCATACCGCTGGCCTCATGCTCACCACTTCTTCTCGTGCCCAAAACCGCATCAatctcgtcgatgaagaTAATGGCAGGCTGCATCTTGCGAGCCAGTGAGAACACAGCCCGGACCAGTTTGTTGGAGTCGCCGTACCATTTCTCAGTCACAGTCGAAATGTGCAGGTTGATGAAAGATGCGCCACTCTCGCGGGCAACTGCCTTGGCCAACATGGTCTTGCCACATCCAGGGGGGCCGTACAACAGGACACCAGAAGGCGCGGACAGAAGTGGCGCCGCATGCGAGTACAAGTGTGGCATGGTGAGGGGATAAATGACAGACTCCTTAAGTTCATCGATGATGTCCTCCAAGCCGCCAATATCTGTCATGCCTCATTAGCGGAATCCCAGGCCTCACATGCCGTGCGGATGTGCGAAGCGCTTACCAGAGAACCCGATGGGAATGTCCTCCGGGGCCACCATTTCCAGAGCAATGAGGTTCTCGTATTCATTCAATACCAACTCTTCTGGCTTCGGTCCGCGGCGAGACGCCTTGCTGTCGTCTGACGCGTCTTCGCCAGGCTTACTGGCATTCTTGCCTTTGCGTAAACGTTCCAGGTGAGCCTT
Coding sequences within it:
- a CDS encoding Putative cys/Met metabolism, pyridoxal phosphate-dependent enzyme, with the translated sequence MSTPPNNGAAAKSSNPLKRVDLDGHDLPPSPAPSSPRNGRRRYALATELVYTDSNDQYGASSIPIYQSATFKQTSATGGNEYDYTRSGNPTRTHLERHLAKIMNATRALAVGSGMGALDVITRLLRPGDEVITGDDLYGGTNRLLAYLSSNQGIIVHHVDTTNVENVRHVISDKTAMVLLETPTNPLIKIVDIPSIAKLVHDANDKALIIVDNTMLSPMLLNPLDIGADIVYESGTKYLSGHHDIMAGVIGVNDSAIGDKLFFTINATGCGLSPNDSFLLMRGIKTLAIRMEKQQANAQQIAEFLESHGFKVRYPGLKSHPQYDLHWSMARGAGAVLSFETGDAALSERIVEAAKLYSISVSFGCVNSLISMPCQMSHASIDAKTRKERQMPEDLIRLCVGIEDVTDLIEDLSRALVQAGAVNVTLEGFHATASTQ
- a CDS encoding Putative AAA+ ATPase domain, ATPase, AAA-type, core, AAA ATPase, AAA+ lid domain-containing protein: MTGDLDRLLGSVGKLLGMGDRKKGLGDFALDLLLVAGMMATGVYLARNFLSSLTNTLADPDREKHEQARLQAKAHLERLRKGKNASKPGEDASDDSKASRRGPKPEELVLNEYENLIALEMVAPEDIPIGFSDIGGLEDIIDELKESVIYPLTMPHLYSHAAPLLSAPSGVLLYGPPGCGKTMLAKAVARESGASFINLHISTVTEKWYGDSNKLVRAVFSLARKMQPAIIFIDEIDAVLGTRRSGEHEASGMVKAEFMTLWDGLTSSNSSGMPARIVVLGATNRIHDIDEAILRRMPKKFPVSLPSKEQRRRILQLILKDTKTDPEFSLEYITKVTAGMSGSDIKEACRDAAMAPVREYMREHRASGNSMSSITPEHFRGIRTEDFFGRKGGGQILMDNHAKHSAKASTTNDYEDMVEELG
- a CDS encoding Putative serine incorporator/TMS membrane protein; the protein is MGALLSLPLMAVPSIGTVIGFAASCCGAATCSAVCSACGKCGNSVATRIGYALILLVNSILSWIMLTPWAIEKLEHLMLDYVKIDCPNGQCYGWMAVHRFNFALGLFHLIFAGLLFGVTSSKNPRAAIQNGYWGPKVIVWLAFVVLSFLIPDEFFQFYGAYIARFGGMLFLILGLILLVDLAHNWAEYCLEQIEETDSKVWRTVLIGSTLGMYLASLAMTIVQYIFFAGSGCSMNQAAITINLLLWIGISFISVHPTVQEYNPKAGLAQGAMVAVYCTYLTMSAVSMEPDDKQCNPLVRAQGTRTTSVVIGAVVTMLTIAYTTTRAATQSLGLGSSGGIRLPEEDEHDLVTQQPSGHRQMRAEALRRAVEEGSLPADALLSDDESEAGNNHTHGDDERTRTQYNYTVFHIIFFLATTWIATLLTQSYDDQNADGNFAPVGRSYWASWVKIVSAWVCYAMYAWTLVAPVILPDRFDFS